Proteins encoded by one window of Bacteroidia bacterium:
- a CDS encoding TetR/AcrR family transcriptional regulator, with product MAKGKEVKTLDTTTEEKIKSAARIVFHKKGYSATRTRDIAEEADINLALLNYYFRSKEKLFDIIMLETVFGFMQTMATILNNEKSTLNKKVELVASHYIDFIIKEPNIPIFMLSEIRNNSGGLLEKLPIKQIVMNSAFVKQHKEAVIKGKIVEPNPLHFLMNILSLVIFPFIAQPLLQGISGLNETQFNKLMQERRKLIPVWIKATMKAK from the coding sequence ATGGCGAAAGGTAAAGAAGTAAAAACATTAGACACTACAACAGAAGAAAAAATAAAATCTGCTGCCCGAATTGTATTTCACAAGAAAGGATATTCTGCCACTCGGACAAGGGATATTGCAGAAGAAGCCGACATCAATCTTGCTTTGCTCAATTATTATTTCCGAAGTAAAGAAAAGTTGTTTGACATCATAATGCTTGAAACTGTTTTTGGATTTATGCAGACAATGGCAACGATACTGAACAACGAGAAAAGTACATTGAATAAGAAAGTTGAATTAGTCGCCTCTCATTACATAGACTTTATTATCAAAGAGCCGAATATTCCGATTTTTATGTTGAGTGAAATCCGCAACAACTCGGGCGGACTGTTAGAGAAATTGCCTATAAAACAAATTGTGATGAACTCTGCATTTGTCAAGCAACATAAGGAAGCCGTTATAAAAGGAAAAATTGTCGAACCAAACCCATTACATTTTTTAATGAATATATTGAGTTTAGTCATTTTTCCTTTTATCGCACAACCGCTTTTACAAGGCATTAGCGGGTTGAATGAAACACAGTTTAACAAGCTGATGCAAGAGCGTAGAAAGCTGATACCTGTTTGGATAAAAGCAACAATGAAAGCGAAATAA
- a CDS encoding DUF2586 family protein yields MAHTLPNVNVAIDNDRLGRIAPSSDGVSGLILSGVAVGGSFVLGDILEGNSLADFEALGITQAYDTTNTTNAWKHISDFYSWSENKGLKLYVMVVAKTVLMSALVDKTNANYAKKMLIAANGNVKLLGVCRTPDGAYTPTYAAQLDTDIALAMANAQALYDDEFNLFRPLQIFIEGYNWQGSVATSTNMRDPLTGFNANRVSLVIGNDNDYSTANAWAAKYASLGLFLGREAAIPVNRNAGRVKDGKLPLINAGFSNGNKVTTYTDANLDTLDDFGYIFFRPFTGKAGYYINDDHTASPYNQDALYISHGRVLDKAARIARKVYVDEILDEVQVEASTGKLAPSTCKHYQGIIEKAINDEMASRGEIVAVSAYVDPDQDVLTTDTINIEVDIVKTGTSRKIKVVIGFAASV; encoded by the coding sequence ATGGCACATACATTACCTAATGTTAACGTAGCGATAGATAATGATCGTTTGGGGCGCATAGCACCATCAAGCGATGGGGTATCCGGATTGATATTGTCCGGTGTAGCAGTAGGCGGCTCATTTGTACTTGGAGATATTTTAGAGGGCAATTCGCTTGCCGACTTTGAGGCTCTTGGAATAACACAGGCGTATGATACAACCAACACTACCAATGCATGGAAACATATTAGTGATTTTTACTCCTGGAGCGAAAACAAAGGGTTGAAACTATATGTGATGGTGGTGGCAAAAACCGTACTCATGTCAGCATTGGTTGATAAAACCAATGCTAATTATGCTAAGAAAATGCTCATTGCCGCTAACGGTAATGTGAAGCTGCTTGGCGTATGCCGCACACCTGATGGAGCATATACGCCAACATACGCAGCGCAGTTAGATACTGATATTGCATTGGCAATGGCAAATGCACAGGCATTGTATGATGACGAGTTTAATTTGTTTCGTCCACTTCAGATATTTATAGAAGGGTACAACTGGCAAGGCTCTGTGGCTACAAGCACCAACATGCGCGACCCATTGACAGGATTTAATGCAAACAGAGTAAGTCTCGTTATAGGTAACGACAATGATTACTCAACGGCTAATGCATGGGCTGCCAAGTATGCATCACTTGGTTTGTTTTTAGGCCGTGAAGCTGCAATACCTGTTAACCGAAATGCCGGTCGAGTAAAAGACGGCAAGCTGCCGTTAATTAATGCGGGTTTCAGCAACGGAAATAAGGTGACAACATATACTGATGCCAATCTTGACACCTTAGATGATTTCGGCTATATCTTTTTCCGACCATTTACAGGCAAAGCCGGATATTACATTAACGATGACCACACGGCATCGCCATATAATCAGGATGCACTGTATATATCACATGGTCGTGTACTTGACAAAGCAGCTCGTATTGCCCGAAAGGTATATGTAGATGAAATTTTGGATGAAGTGCAGGTGGAAGCTTCCACAGGAAAGCTTGCGCCATCAACATGCAAGCACTATCAGGGGATTATAGAAAAGGCAATTAATGATGAAATGGCCAGCAGGGGTGAAATAGTGGCCGTGAGTGCATACGTTGACCCGGATCAGGATGTGTTAACAACCGACACGATTAATATAGAGGTTGACATTGTAAAAACAGGAACCTCAAGGAAAATTAAAGTAGTAATAGGCTTTGCAGCATCGGTATAA
- a CDS encoding RidA family protein: MNKIYFLFLLLISLPGFSQTDTSLVKFRNPASVSTPKGYSHSVEINLGNCKMVIISGQIALDDKGNLVGKDNLAAQTEQVFANIKNIVVESGGTMDDVIKIDIFMTDISQVQTMRDVRNKFLSQQKPPTSTLVQVSKLVRDDLLIEIEATVIIPKKN; this comes from the coding sequence ATGAATAAAATATATTTTCTTTTTTTACTTCTCATTTCATTGCCAGGTTTTTCTCAAACAGACACATCACTTGTTAAGTTTCGCAACCCGGCTTCGGTATCTACTCCAAAAGGGTATTCCCATTCAGTAGAAATAAATCTAGGTAATTGCAAAATGGTTATCATTTCAGGGCAAATTGCGCTTGATGACAAAGGTAATTTAGTCGGTAAGGACAATTTAGCAGCACAGACAGAGCAGGTTTTTGCCAACATTAAAAATATTGTTGTAGAAAGTGGTGGGACAATGGACGATGTAATTAAAATTGACATTTTTATGACCGACATATCGCAAGTGCAAACGATGAGAGATGTGCGTAATAAATTTCTTAGTCAACAAAAACCACCAACCAGTACACTGGTGCAAGTGAGTAAATTAGTCAGGGACGACTTGCTGATTGAAATTGAGGCGACTGTTATTATTCCTAAAAAGAATTAA
- a CDS encoding restriction endonuclease subunit S: protein MEQLVWLVGLNDYLIDDEYVLIGEDGAPFFDKSKDIAYLINGKSWVNNHVHILKAKPKIACDKFILHYLNSFNDFGGFVNGTTRLKLNKGQLERIPIPLPPLSEQKQIAALFQSIETAMEQVDGQEKNLLQLKNKLLRDLFSDKKEFGNHLTAKDFETVRFDRIAINISERVEPKKTELKTYVGLEHLDADNLVIERTGTPDDVIGTKLKICKRRYNFRKTQSLST, encoded by the coding sequence ATGGAGCAACTGGTATGGTTGGTTGGATTGAATGATTACTTAATTGATGATGAATATGTTTTAATTGGCGAAGATGGAGCACCATTCTTTGATAAGTCGAAAGATATTGCATATTTAATCAACGGAAAATCTTGGGTTAATAATCATGTTCATATTCTCAAAGCAAAGCCTAAAATTGCTTGCGACAAATTCATTTTGCATTATCTTAATTCCTTTAATGATTTTGGAGGTTTTGTAAATGGAACAACTCGTTTAAAGCTAAATAAAGGACAGCTTGAGAGAATTCCAATCCCCCTTCCCCCCCTTTCCGAGCAAAAACAAATAGCCGCCCTTTTTCAATCCATAGAAACGGCTATGGAGCAGGTGGATGGGCAGGAGAAGAATTTGCTGCAATTGAAAAATAAATTGCTCAGAGATTTATTCAGCGATAAGAAAGAGTTTGGAAATCATTTAACCGCCAAAGATTTTGAAACGGTAAGGTTTGATAGGATTGCTATCAATATTTCAGAACGTGTAGAGCCAAAGAAAACAGAGTTAAAAACCTATGTTGGTTTGGAGCATTTGGATGCAGACAATTTGGTAATTGAACGAACAGGAACACCTGATGATGTAATTGGCACCAAACTTAAAATATGCAAAAGGCGATATAATTTTCGGAAAACGCAGAGCCTATCTACGTAA
- a CDS encoding DUF6046 domain-containing protein — translation MKEYNLGALQSESLRWTAHYPYMLNQPPAKTAQGSNYDTLQAHAKANGKTSLLGTPIFLPCTLKYEDEFDTLEVELQGEPMIVFRLNKTIVKTAIDSKQGSFKELYSQDDYGINIKGFLFNNEANEYPEKAVRDLRNILEKQKHLRITNALARIFGVTYIAVESAEVNCIEGAQNYIAYQINAVSDQLFNIKLKQTK, via the coding sequence ATGAAGGAATATAATTTGGGTGCGTTACAAAGTGAATCGCTGCGGTGGACGGCTCATTATCCTTATATGCTTAATCAGCCACCTGCAAAAACAGCACAAGGCAGCAATTATGACACGCTGCAAGCTCACGCCAAAGCAAACGGTAAAACATCGCTGCTTGGCACACCTATTTTTTTGCCCTGTACACTAAAATATGAAGATGAGTTTGACACATTAGAGGTGGAGCTTCAGGGCGAACCGATGATAGTTTTCAGGTTGAATAAAACCATTGTGAAGACAGCCATTGACAGCAAGCAGGGAAGTTTTAAAGAGCTGTACAGTCAGGATGATTATGGAATCAACATTAAAGGGTTTCTGTTTAATAATGAGGCGAATGAGTATCCTGAAAAAGCAGTGCGCGATTTGCGGAATATTCTTGAAAAACAAAAACACCTGCGCATAACCAATGCGCTTGCTCGTATTTTCGGGGTAACGTACATAGCCGTAGAATCGGCAGAAGTGAATTGCATTGAAGGCGCACAGAATTATATCGCTTATCAAATCAATGCCGTAAGTGACCAATTGTTTAACATCAAACTGAAACAAACGAAATGA
- a CDS encoding HsdR family type I site-specific deoxyribonuclease, which yields MAFNEQNTVEHFIIHQLTGVNLNNIVGTRHGMSVQEDAVEYEGGVKWKYIQADLLQRDITEVFVEKELKEALCRLNPAIALNPDRAEEVIHKLRAILITVNNVGLVRANEEFAKWLRNEVSLPIGKNNEHVAIRLIDFEELNNNSFVLCNQFKLRARETKIPDIVMFVNGIPLVVGEAKTPVRPAITWFDGAHDINVVYENSIPQLFVPNVFSFATEGKEIFIGGVRTPLEFWAPWRLENDKDELSHFIGLQDVAKQLMHLLKPSTLLDILQYYTVYATNSKKKKIKVVCRYQQYEGANAIVERVKEGRIKKGLIWHFQGSGKSLLMLFAAQKLRKQQDLHNPTVMIVVDRVDLDTQITATFNTAEVPNMITTDSIKELHTLLEQDTRKIIITMVHKFKDAYPDMNTRENIIVMVDEAHRTQEGDLGRKMRNALPNAFLFGLTGTPINKADKNTFWAFGAEEDTEGYMSRYTFQDSIRDNATLPLHFEPRLPDYHIDKEGLDVAFKEMANDLSEEDRNKLSQKAANMAVFLKSPERVKTIVADIVEHFKAHVEPEGLKAMIVTPDRYACVQYKEELDLLINPEASEVVISSSANDDFDFKQKYAMDKDKQEKVVEKFNDADSPLKFLIVTAKLLTGFDAPILQTMYLDKSLKDHTLLQAICRTNRLFPNKTFGRIVDYFGVFDDTAKALAFDEESVKLVITNLQELKDKLPEWMEKCLNHFAGVDRTISGFEGLSAAQDCINSNEKRDAFAKDFSSLTKLWEALSPDPVLNQFEKDYKWLSQVYTSVKPSSDDNGRLLWHALGAQTTALIHEHIHVSGINHDMDEMILDAEVIDDLMNKKDPKQAEKVLKILISRLNKHGNNPTFKRLSERLEAIRDKAEKGLINSIEFIKELCQLAKETLQAEKGVEPESEQKNAKAALTELFLELKTDTTPAIVERIVSDIDEIVRVVRFDGWQNSTVGEREVKRELRKVLWTKYQIKDEDLFNRAYDYIKEYY from the coding sequence ATGGCATTTAACGAACAAAATACAGTAGAGCATTTCATCATTCACCAACTTACCGGTGTGAACCTGAATAATATTGTCGGGACACGCCATGGCATGTCCGTACAAGAAGATGCCGTAGAATATGAAGGGGGCGTAAAATGGAAATACATTCAAGCTGATTTATTGCAGCGTGACATTACCGAAGTGTTCGTTGAGAAAGAATTGAAAGAAGCCCTTTGTCGCTTAAACCCTGCCATTGCCTTAAATCCCGATCGAGCGGAAGAAGTGATTCATAAACTCAGAGCGATTCTCATTACCGTAAACAATGTGGGTTTGGTAAGAGCAAACGAAGAATTTGCAAAATGGCTTCGCAATGAAGTTTCACTGCCTATTGGTAAAAACAACGAACATGTTGCCATTCGCTTAATTGATTTTGAAGAGCTGAACAACAACAGTTTTGTATTGTGTAATCAGTTTAAACTAAGAGCAAGAGAAACCAAAATTCCTGACATAGTGATGTTCGTGAACGGAATTCCTCTGGTGGTTGGCGAAGCCAAAACGCCTGTAAGGCCTGCTATAACATGGTTTGATGGTGCACATGACATCAATGTGGTTTATGAAAATTCCATTCCGCAATTGTTTGTTCCCAATGTATTTTCATTTGCTACAGAGGGCAAAGAAATTTTCATTGGTGGCGTAAGAACCCCTTTAGAGTTTTGGGCACCTTGGCGTTTAGAAAATGATAAAGATGAGTTAAGCCATTTTATCGGCTTACAAGATGTTGCCAAACAATTAATGCATTTGCTGAAACCTTCCACACTGCTCGACATTTTGCAGTATTACACGGTTTATGCTACCAACAGCAAAAAGAAAAAAATTAAAGTTGTTTGTCGCTATCAGCAATACGAAGGTGCAAACGCCATTGTAGAAAGGGTAAAAGAAGGTCGAATCAAAAAAGGTTTGATTTGGCATTTTCAAGGTTCAGGAAAATCGCTGCTGATGTTGTTTGCTGCTCAAAAATTGCGGAAGCAACAAGACCTTCATAACCCAACAGTAATGATTGTGGTGGACAGAGTAGATTTGGATACACAAATCACAGCCACATTTAATACAGCCGAAGTTCCCAACATGATTACCACCGATAGCATCAAAGAATTGCATACACTATTGGAACAAGACACACGGAAAATCATCATTACGATGGTGCACAAGTTTAAAGATGCTTATCCCGACATGAACACAAGGGAAAATATTATTGTGATGGTGGACGAAGCCCACCGAACGCAGGAAGGAGATTTGGGACGCAAAATGCGAAACGCTTTGCCCAATGCTTTTTTATTTGGATTAACTGGAACGCCCATCAATAAAGCCGATAAAAATACATTTTGGGCTTTCGGTGCCGAAGAAGATACCGAAGGTTACATGAGTCGTTATACTTTTCAAGACAGTATCAGAGACAATGCCACATTGCCTTTGCACTTTGAACCACGCCTTCCCGATTACCACATTGACAAAGAAGGCTTGGATGTAGCTTTTAAAGAAATGGCAAACGACCTGAGCGAAGAAGACCGAAACAAACTCAGTCAGAAAGCGGCTAACATGGCGGTATTTTTAAAATCGCCTGAACGGGTGAAAACCATAGTTGCAGATATAGTAGAACATTTCAAAGCACACGTGGAACCCGAAGGTTTGAAAGCCATGATTGTTACGCCAGACCGTTATGCCTGTGTGCAATACAAGGAGGAGTTAGACCTTTTGATAAATCCCGAAGCAAGCGAAGTGGTAATCAGTTCATCTGCCAATGATGATTTTGATTTCAAACAGAAGTATGCAATGGATAAGGACAAGCAAGAAAAAGTAGTTGAGAAATTCAACGATGCAGATAGTCCATTAAAATTTCTTATTGTAACAGCAAAATTGTTGACTGGTTTTGATGCACCGATTTTGCAAACCATGTATTTGGACAAGTCGCTGAAAGACCATACGCTGTTACAAGCCATTTGCAGAACCAACCGACTTTTTCCCAATAAAACATTCGGGAGAATTGTAGATTACTTTGGTGTATTTGATGATACAGCAAAAGCCCTTGCATTTGATGAAGAAAGTGTAAAACTGGTGATTACGAACTTGCAGGAACTGAAAGACAAACTGCCCGAGTGGATGGAAAAATGTTTGAATCATTTTGCAGGTGTTGACAGAACAATTTCAGGGTTTGAAGGACTTTCGGCAGCACAAGACTGTATAAACTCAAATGAAAAACGGGATGCTTTTGCGAAAGATTTCAGTAGCTTGACAAAGTTGTGGGAAGCACTTTCGCCTGACCCGGTTTTAAATCAATTTGAAAAAGATTACAAGTGGTTGTCGCAGGTTTATACTTCTGTGAAACCCTCATCAGACGACAACGGCAGATTGTTGTGGCATGCTTTGGGTGCTCAAACAACAGCATTGATACACGAACACATTCATGTTTCAGGTATCAATCACGACATGGACGAAATGATTTTGGATGCAGAAGTGATTGACGATTTGATGAACAAGAAAGACCCGAAGCAAGCAGAGAAAGTTTTGAAAATTCTTATCAGTCGCTTAAACAAACACGGCAACAATCCAACATTCAAACGACTAAGCGAAAGACTGGAAGCCATTCGGGACAAAGCAGAGAAAGGATTGATTAATTCCATTGAATTTATCAAAGAACTTTGCCAATTAGCCAAAGAAACGCTGCAAGCCGAGAAAGGCGTTGAACCTGAAAGCGAACAGAAAAACGCCAAAGCTGCTTTGACAGAATTATTCCTTGAATTAAAAACCGACACAACACCTGCAATAGTAGAACGTATTGTAAGCGATATAGACGAAATTGTTAGAGTAGTTCGCTTTGACGGTTGGCAAAACTCGACAGTTGGAGAGCGAGAAGTAAAAAGAGAATTGCGTAAAGTGCTTTGGACAAAGTATCAAATCAAAGACGAAGATTTATTTAACAGAGCTTATGACTACATTAAAGAATATTATTAG
- a CDS encoding peptidoglycan-binding protein yields the protein MGRIICIFSLLFIVCTAHAGGIDDKRAAVIETAQSQIGVREATGRNDGVQIELYLEAVNLKKGNPWCAAFVAWCFRQCNISTPLSGYCPVWFRGNAVVYKRGSGTSFSNSNIRCGDVFGIYFPEMKRIAHQGLIESIQKDCIITVEGNTNDMLSREGDGVYRKRRQARQIYMVASYIQ from the coding sequence ATGGGTAGGATTATTTGTATTTTCTCTTTACTTTTTATCGTTTGTACTGCTCACGCTGGCGGTATAGATGACAAACGCGCTGCTGTTATAGAAACAGCGCAATCGCAGATAGGAGTGCGTGAAGCTACCGGTCGTAACGATGGTGTGCAGATAGAGCTATATCTTGAAGCGGTTAATTTAAAAAAAGGCAATCCCTGGTGTGCAGCATTTGTGGCATGGTGCTTTAGGCAATGCAACATTAGTACACCCCTAAGCGGCTATTGCCCTGTGTGGTTTAGAGGCAATGCTGTTGTATATAAGCGTGGTTCGGGTACATCATTCAGTAATAGTAATATAAGATGCGGTGATGTTTTTGGGATATATTTTCCGGAGATGAAACGCATAGCTCATCAAGGGTTAATTGAGTCAATACAAAAAGATTGCATCATAACAGTGGAGGGAAATACTAATGACATGCTTAGTCGCGAAGGCGATGGTGTGTATAGAAAGCGAAGGCAGGCGAGACAGATATACATGGTGGCAAGTTACATTCAATGA
- a CDS encoding oxidase, which yields MAEVKDILIDADYDLVIKDGDLVIGESTDQHQLCILLANKGQYKQFPDVGVGINEFLQDEVDLGDLSSEINEQFEKDGMRITSLKLESIESLRVEAYYQYESAE from the coding sequence ATGGCTGAGGTAAAGGACATACTTATAGACGCGGATTACGACCTTGTAATAAAGGATGGCGACCTTGTTATAGGTGAAAGCACAGACCAGCATCAGCTTTGTATATTGCTTGCGAATAAAGGTCAATACAAGCAGTTTCCTGATGTGGGAGTTGGTATTAATGAGTTTTTGCAAGATGAGGTTGATTTGGGTGATTTATCTTCTGAAATTAATGAGCAGTTTGAAAAGGACGGAATGAGAATAACGTCTCTGAAATTAGAAAGTATTGAAAGTTTACGAGTGGAGGCGTATTATCAGTATGAAAGCGCGGAGTAA
- a CDS encoding restriction endonuclease subunit S, whose amino-acid sequence MAVSHFDGIASAHSMILRANEKNIEKDFLPYFMQSDAFMNRAVQISEGSLSPTIKVKTLAQQEFNLPKKEKQKELVTVFKQFDGTMQHLKQQKATLKLLKQKLLNEILG is encoded by the coding sequence GTGGCGGTTTCACATTTTGATGGCATAGCTTCGGCACACAGTATGATATTAAGAGCCAATGAAAAAAATATCGAAAAAGATTTTCTTCCTTATTTTATGCAGAGTGATGCCTTTATGAACAGAGCCGTTCAAATTTCGGAAGGTTCGCTTTCGCCAACTATCAAAGTAAAAACATTGGCACAACAAGAATTCAATCTGCCCAAAAAAGAAAAACAAAAAGAATTGGTTACTGTTTTCAAGCAGTTTGATGGAACCATGCAACACCTCAAACAGCAAAAAGCAACCTTGAAATTGTTGAAGCAGAAATTATTAAATGAGATATTAGGATAA